The Vicinamibacteria bacterium genomic interval ACCTTCCTCGAGCTCCTTCGCGAGCAGAAGGTGCAGGTTCGCCAGGCCTTCGACATGGAAGGTTACATGCGGGTTTCCGTCGGCTTGCCCCGGGAGAACGAGGCGTTCATCTCGGAGTTCCAGAAGCTCAGCAGCATGCCCAATTGAATCAACGTCGCTCGCCGCAATAAGACGTGCCCTCGCAGTGGGTCGGGACGAAGATCTCGGCGCGAATGAGCCACCGGTCGGAGACGCGCTGCCACTTCGCGAGGTAGGTGCCGCCGATTCGCAGCTCGCCCTCCTCCTCCGTCCAGCTCCCCTCCCAATCGCCCCACTCATAAGCCATGCCCCAGGGCTCGTAGAGTCCGATCTCTCGCGGTGTGCGGACATAGACGACGTCGGGACGTTCTTCGAAGTGACTCGCGAAGCTCGCGCGGTTCGCTTCCCGCCCGGTGACGGCCAGATTGGTCGAGGCGACGAGGCTGTAGTCTTCCGTCCAGGACGAAGCCACCCGCTCGGCGTCGTGAGCGCGGATGGCTGCGTTGGAAGCCGCGCGGGCCTCACGAATGCGCGTCTCCTCCGTTCTCTGCTTCCTCTCCATCCGGGGCGAGCTCGTGGCTCGAGCAACCGGAAGCAGGAGAACCGCTCCCAGAGCGGCGGCAAGGGTTCGTTGGATCGAGATCGGCATGATTTACGCCTCTGCGGGGCGTCGTCACGGCGGCGATAGTATTCCAAACTTCCGTCGTGCTGCCACAGCACGGAGCCCGGCCACCACTTCCACAGCGAAAAAGATGAACAAGTTACAATGCCGTCCACTCATGGTAAGGAAAATGCCGTCGCACCCGATGCTTGTCGCCTTCGCCTCCGGTCTCTGTTGCTCGTCCGCAATAGCCGGATCCCAGGAGATGACGCCGGGGCACGCGTGGGTCCTCGATGGAGGCACGCTCATCGACGGCACGAGTGGTTCCCTCCAGCGGCAGAGTCGCCTCGTTGTCAACGGTGAGATGATCGCTTGCGTCGGGAACGCCGAGCGCTGCCCGACGCCAGCCGGCGCCCAGGTCGTCGAGCTCGACGAGCCTTTCTG includes:
- a CDS encoding nuclear transport factor 2 family protein; this translates as MPISIQRTLAAALGAVLLLPVARATSSPRMERKQRTEETRIREARAASNAAIRAHDAERVASSWTEDYSLVASTNLAVTGREANRASFASHFEERPDVVYVRTPREIGLYEPWGMAYEWGDWEGSWTEEEGELRIGGTYLAKWQRVSDRWLIRAEIFVPTHCEGTSYCGERR